In one window of Fictibacillus phosphorivorans DNA:
- a CDS encoding CapA family protein, which translates to MKRLWWFTGIVVVFFSTIALIYMYNNADLQTLEEKKIPKQDNPAVPKEIKTEPITPEPEEKISDLTLAAVGDILIHDTVYNKAKTATGYDFNRNFNSVKSYLTAPDITIANQETMIGGTQLGLSSYPSFNSPHEVGDALKANGVDLVTLANNHTLDRGEKAIISALNYWNQIDVMYTGAYLTDKDRQNIRLIKRNDITVSFLSYTYGTNGIPVPTGKNHLVNLIEVERIKRDIKEARKLSDVNVVSLHFGNEYERMPNEFQKNIVKVVTEAGGDIIIGHHPHVLQPVKWETASDGSKTFVAYSLGNFLSGQRREYKDMGGIVQLKVTKRQKGTEKTIELSEPKFLPTYVDQPFVIHPMKELPAMKKSYEEIKTHMKQWVPELTFFE; encoded by the coding sequence CTGAAACGTCTTTGGTGGTTCACAGGAATTGTAGTCGTATTCTTTTCGACAATCGCACTTATATATATGTATAATAACGCAGATTTACAGACGTTAGAAGAAAAAAAGATACCAAAACAAGATAATCCAGCAGTGCCAAAAGAAATTAAAACAGAGCCAATCACTCCTGAACCAGAAGAAAAAATATCGGATCTTACACTTGCGGCGGTTGGTGACATCTTAATTCATGATACGGTTTATAATAAAGCGAAAACAGCAACAGGATATGATTTTAATCGTAACTTCAACTCAGTAAAATCCTATCTAACTGCCCCTGATATTACGATAGCAAACCAAGAAACAATGATCGGCGGTACCCAACTTGGTCTATCATCTTATCCATCTTTTAATTCACCACATGAAGTCGGAGATGCGTTAAAAGCAAATGGAGTCGATCTCGTAACGTTAGCTAACAACCATACACTTGATCGAGGAGAAAAGGCGATCATAAGCGCTTTAAATTATTGGAATCAAATAGATGTTATGTATACGGGAGCTTATTTAACGGACAAAGATCGGCAAAACATCCGATTGATCAAAAGGAACGACATTACAGTATCCTTTTTGAGCTATACATATGGAACAAACGGAATTCCGGTACCTACAGGAAAGAACCATCTTGTTAATCTGATCGAAGTGGAACGAATTAAGCGAGACATCAAAGAGGCTAGAAAGTTATCGGATGTAAATGTGGTATCTTTACATTTCGGTAATGAGTATGAAAGGATGCCAAATGAGTTTCAAAAGAACATCGTGAAAGTTGTAACAGAAGCTGGTGGAGACATCATCATCGGTCACCATCCACACGTTCTGCAACCTGTAAAATGGGAAACTGCAAGTGATGGATCAAAAACCTTCGTCGCTTATTCTCTCGGGAATTTCTTATCTGGTCAAAGACGTGAATATAAGGACATGGGTGGAATCGTTCAACTGAAGGTCACAAAACGTCAAAAAGGAACGGAAAAAACCATTGAATTATCTGAACCGAAATTTCTTCCAACTTACGTCGATCAACCTTTTGTGATCCACCCTATGAAAGAATTACCTGCCATGAAAAAGTCTTACGAAGAAATAAAAACACACATGAAACAATGGGTGCCTGAACTTACTTTTTTTGAATAA
- a CDS encoding Na+/H+ antiporter family protein → MNAVVLAVAVMLVLSLLRIHVVVALLIGALVGGFVAGMGLTETITVFTEGLGSNAVIALSYALLGSFAVALSRTGLPKLMVEKAIVLVGKEGESKKKTLSKVLILFIILMISSFSQNIIPVHIAIIPIFIPPLLHVLNELQLDRRLVATVITFGLITPYMWFPVGFGGIFHEILQTNMKDSGLTVKMDQIPTAMTIPSLGMIVGLLIAVFITYRKPRQYEDRTTGMTKTDDISYTTRSIFVAVLAIVATLFVQLQTDSMIFGALSGIIVLYFSGQLKLNTSDAILTDGMKMMSYIGFVMISAAGFAAVMRETGEVETLVKDSAAFIGNSTALGVLLMLVIGLLVTMGIGSSFSTIPIITTIFVPLAGELGLSVMATIALIGTAAALGDAGSPASDSTLGPTSGLNVDNQHNHIWDTCVPTFLHYNIPLVAFGFIAAMVL, encoded by the coding sequence ATGAATGCTGTAGTATTAGCGGTAGCTGTTATGCTAGTACTTAGCCTTTTACGTATACATGTTGTTGTAGCCTTGTTAATTGGAGCCTTAGTTGGTGGATTTGTAGCAGGAATGGGTTTGACAGAAACCATAACAGTATTTACTGAAGGGTTAGGTTCGAATGCGGTCATCGCATTAAGTTATGCATTATTAGGAAGTTTTGCTGTAGCGTTATCTCGTACAGGACTTCCAAAACTGATGGTTGAAAAAGCCATCGTATTGGTCGGGAAAGAAGGAGAATCAAAAAAGAAGACGTTATCCAAAGTACTTATCTTATTTATCATCCTTATGATTTCTTCTTTCTCACAAAATATAATTCCCGTTCATATTGCGATCATTCCAATTTTCATTCCACCGTTGCTGCACGTTTTAAATGAACTGCAGCTTGATCGCAGGTTAGTTGCGACTGTCATTACGTTTGGATTGATCACCCCTTACATGTGGTTCCCGGTAGGGTTCGGAGGAATCTTTCATGAGATTCTTCAAACAAACATGAAAGATAGTGGACTTACCGTAAAGATGGATCAGATCCCTACTGCGATGACGATTCCATCTCTCGGAATGATTGTAGGTTTATTGATCGCTGTCTTTATTACGTATCGTAAACCACGCCAATATGAAGATAGAACGACCGGAATGACTAAAACAGATGATATATCTTATACAACTCGTTCCATTTTTGTAGCAGTTCTCGCCATTGTGGCTACCTTGTTTGTACAATTACAGACGGATTCAATGATCTTCGGAGCATTATCAGGTATCATCGTTCTTTATTTTAGCGGACAGCTAAAGTTAAATACTTCAGATGCCATATTGACGGATGGTATGAAAATGATGTCTTACATTGGATTTGTTATGATTTCTGCAGCAGGCTTTGCAGCTGTTATGCGTGAAACAGGTGAAGTTGAAACATTAGTTAAAGATAGTGCTGCATTCATCGGAAATTCAACTGCTCTTGGTGTTCTACTGATGTTAGTTATCGGATTGCTCGTAACGATGGGAATCGGCTCTTCATTCTCAACGATTCCGATCATAACAACCATTTTTGTGCCACTAGCTGGAGAATTAGGATTAAGTGTTATGGCGACGATCGCCTTAATCGGTACAGCTGCTGCTTTAGGTGATGCAGGATCCCCAGCGTCTGACAGTACACTAGGTCCTACATCTGGTCTTAATGTAGATAATCAACACAATCATATCTGGGATACGTGTGTGCCAACATTTTTGCATTACAATATTCCATTGGTCGCTTTTGGATTTATTGCAGCGATGGTATTATAA
- a CDS encoding leucyl aminopeptidase — protein sequence MFTIKQLWNTNEQEEVLLVGLFQEPKLTGVLADMDKGLNGTMTNLIKEGDLSNRLKSIKKLNTLGQLGTKRIYFAGLGKREDFTYDKARSTFGRAVQEITKEKRTHFSILLDTFHTNQLSIDKLAHAFSEAAGTAVYKFEDYKKKSNEPQKRLESITVYTENSEAEAGLTSGFAYAKGINFARDLVNTPANLLTPTDLAAEAIDVALEYGMEYEILEKEDMEKLGMGAILAVSKGSDQLPKLITVKYQGGKKEDSYVALVGKGLTFDAGGYSIKPALNMHEMKSDMGGSAAVLGAMEAIGRLKPEINIMFVIPSSENLINGEAMKPGDVITSLSGKTIEVRNTDAEGRLILADAITYAKEQGAKYIVDVATLTGGVVVALGDCTTGALTNNEEFYEHIKQSAADEAELLWLLPSFQPFKDMLKTSDVADLNNSTGRLGHAITGGLFVGEFAENTPWVHLDIAGTAYSGKSTELGPKGATGVMVRTLVNFVRNFKA from the coding sequence ATGTTTACGATTAAACAACTTTGGAACACTAACGAACAAGAAGAAGTCCTACTGGTCGGTTTATTTCAAGAACCAAAACTAACTGGTGTATTAGCTGATATGGATAAAGGATTAAACGGAACAATGACAAATCTTATAAAAGAAGGTGATCTTTCTAATCGCCTAAAAAGTATCAAAAAGCTTAATACACTTGGTCAGCTCGGTACGAAACGAATTTATTTTGCAGGTTTAGGAAAGCGTGAAGATTTTACGTATGACAAAGCTAGAAGTACGTTTGGAAGAGCCGTACAAGAAATAACAAAAGAAAAGAGAACACACTTTTCAATATTACTAGATACGTTTCATACGAATCAGCTTTCCATCGATAAACTTGCTCATGCTTTTAGTGAAGCAGCTGGTACAGCAGTTTATAAATTTGAGGATTATAAAAAGAAAAGTAATGAACCACAAAAACGCTTAGAGTCTATAACGGTTTATACGGAAAACAGTGAAGCAGAAGCTGGGTTGACGAGCGGGTTTGCTTATGCGAAAGGGATTAACTTTGCTCGAGATCTTGTAAACACACCTGCCAATCTTCTAACACCTACAGATCTTGCTGCTGAAGCAATTGATGTGGCGCTTGAATATGGCATGGAGTATGAGATCCTTGAAAAAGAAGACATGGAGAAGCTTGGAATGGGAGCGATACTTGCGGTTAGTAAAGGATCAGATCAGCTTCCCAAATTGATCACGGTAAAATATCAAGGTGGGAAAAAGGAAGATTCTTATGTTGCCCTAGTAGGAAAAGGCTTAACCTTTGATGCGGGCGGCTATTCCATTAAACCTGCTCTCAACATGCATGAGATGAAAAGCGATATGGGTGGAAGTGCCGCGGTATTAGGAGCGATGGAGGCGATCGGCCGACTGAAGCCTGAGATTAATATCATGTTCGTGATTCCTTCTTCAGAGAACTTGATCAACGGAGAGGCTATGAAACCAGGAGATGTGATTACTTCACTGAGTGGAAAGACCATTGAAGTTCGAAATACGGATGCAGAAGGTCGTCTCATACTAGCTGATGCGATTACTTATGCTAAGGAACAAGGAGCAAAGTATATAGTTGACGTTGCGACTTTGACCGGTGGAGTAGTCGTTGCGTTAGGAGATTGTACAACGGGTGCTCTAACGAACAACGAAGAGTTCTATGAACATATCAAGCAATCTGCTGCTGATGAGGCGGAATTGTTGTGGCTCCTTCCGAGTTTTCAGCCGTTTAAAGATATGTTGAAAACAAGTGATGTTGCTGATCTTAACAACTCTACTGGTAGACTTGGTCATGCCATTACAGGTGGATTGTTTGTAGGTGAGTTTGCTGAAAATACGCCATGGGTCCATTTAGATATAGCAGGTACCGCCTATTCCGGAAAATCCACAGAGTTAGGTCCTAAAGGAGCAACCGGTGTTATGGTTCGAACACTCGTTAACTTCGTAAGAAACTTTAAAGCATAA
- a CDS encoding DUF309 domain-containing protein gives MEYFPEEYYEFFIVFNDGDYYTGHDLLEEVWLTDRSNLFIKGLLQMTVAIYHYEYGNLKGARQMMWVAKEYLTPYKPFFWQLNVERVLVFIDQCLETIPNDIDRVKFEEVAHQPVLPKLYLNLEE, from the coding sequence ATGGAGTATTTTCCCGAGGAGTATTATGAATTTTTTATTGTTTTTAACGATGGAGATTATTACACTGGTCACGATCTATTAGAAGAAGTATGGCTCACAGACCGCAGTAACCTGTTTATAAAGGGATTGCTACAGATGACGGTCGCCATCTATCACTATGAATATGGAAATCTTAAGGGAGCCAGACAAATGATGTGGGTGGCTAAAGAGTATCTAACACCTTATAAACCATTCTTTTGGCAGTTAAATGTGGAGAGAGTATTAGTGTTTATTGATCAATGTCTTGAAACTATTCCTAATGATATAGATAGAGTGAAATTTGAAGAAGTTGCTCACCAACCTGTTCTTCCAAAACTTTATTTAAATTTAGAAGAATAA
- a CDS encoding divergent PAP2 family protein, whose product MPDILMNFPLLAALLGVFSAQFLKIPIHFYHTKKIRWELFISTGGMPSSHSAAVTSLATAVGALHGTGSTLFAIAAMFAIIVMYDAKGIRWHAGEQAAVLNDLVEEFRDHVRESEKFQEKKVEEQRKELKELLGHRPSEVFFGGLLGILQTLLLSWLFIS is encoded by the coding sequence ATGCCAGATATTCTAATGAACTTTCCATTATTAGCAGCTTTACTTGGTGTATTTTCTGCACAATTCTTAAAGATTCCTATACATTTTTATCATACTAAAAAAATACGATGGGAGTTATTTATTAGTACAGGAGGAATGCCTAGTTCACATTCAGCAGCTGTTACGTCACTAGCAACAGCCGTTGGAGCTCTGCACGGAACAGGTTCCACTCTCTTTGCCATTGCTGCCATGTTTGCGATTATCGTCATGTACGATGCAAAAGGTATCCGTTGGCATGCAGGAGAACAGGCAGCTGTATTGAATGACTTAGTAGAAGAATTCAGAGACCACGTGAGGGAATCAGAGAAATTCCAAGAAAAAAAAGTGGAAGAACAAAGGAAAGAATTGAAAGAACTTCTTGGACACCGTCCTAGCGAAGTATTCTTTGGCGGACTTCTTGGAATTCTTCAAACATTACTCTTATCATGGTTGTTCATATCATAG
- a CDS encoding cobalamin-binding protein, translating into MRIISICPSNTELLHYLGLTSKLVGVDDFSDWPKSIEKLPRLGPDLSIDMDKVQSLAPDLVLASLSVPGMEKNIAELERRSIPHVIYNPQSLSDIQNDLLDLGKRTDSLAEATKVMEWMKNEISQYEKISNSIKKRKKVYFEWWPKPVFTPGKVNWLTEIAFLAGGENVFQDVELASVQTSWEDVVSRMPDIIGMVWVGVKTEKMKISHIHKREGWDHLETNLRTKIFKLEESLFCRPSPRLIIGMKRLAALIHPNHFPAFLPEEEESYIEKLQVTRT; encoded by the coding sequence TTGAGAATCATTTCAATTTGTCCAAGTAACACAGAACTGTTGCATTATTTGGGTTTAACTTCAAAGTTGGTAGGAGTCGATGATTTTTCGGATTGGCCAAAAAGCATTGAAAAGCTTCCACGGTTAGGTCCAGATTTATCGATTGACATGGATAAAGTACAGTCTCTGGCTCCCGATTTAGTATTAGCTAGTTTGAGTGTTCCAGGGATGGAGAAAAATATAGCAGAGTTAGAACGACGCAGTATTCCACATGTTATATACAATCCACAAAGTCTTTCTGATATCCAGAATGATCTGCTCGATCTGGGTAAAAGAACAGATTCATTAGCTGAAGCTACAAAAGTAATGGAGTGGATGAAAAATGAGATTTCCCAGTACGAGAAAATAAGTAACTCCATAAAAAAAAGAAAAAAAGTATATTTTGAATGGTGGCCAAAACCCGTTTTTACACCTGGTAAAGTGAATTGGCTCACAGAGATCGCTTTTCTAGCTGGCGGGGAAAACGTATTTCAAGACGTCGAACTGGCAAGTGTACAAACATCATGGGAAGATGTTGTAAGCCGTATGCCAGATATCATCGGAATGGTGTGGGTTGGTGTCAAAACAGAAAAGATGAAGATCTCCCATATACATAAGCGAGAGGGCTGGGACCATTTAGAGACCAATCTTCGAACTAAGATTTTTAAACTGGAAGAATCTCTCTTCTGTCGTCCTTCACCTCGATTAATCATCGGTATGAAACGTCTAGCTGCGCTTATACATCCAAATCACTTTCCTGCTTTCTTACCAGAGGAAGAAGAGAGCTACATAGAAAAGCTTCAGGTCACTAGAACCTGA